The genome window CTCTCTTGTTTGTTCTTCTAATAGAGCGTCCACTCCCCAACCGCCATCGAGCCATATATCAATACCGTTTGCTTCGGCGTATGTAATTATTTCAATAGCGTCAGTTTTACTTACCATGGGACTCTCCTTTAGAATAAACACCTAGTAAAAATAATTGATATATTATCCATATCGTTCAATATTAACGCCCCTATTTTATGTTTTTATTTTGCGCTTAATATCATTTCTGACTAACCAAGTCTTTTAATGTTCCTGTTTTGCCTAAAGTAGTGTAATTTAGTTTATAATAATAGTTTTCTCCAATCCATATTGCAGGAGCCGCCAAGCGTAAACGCTCATCTACGCTTATGGAATCATCTTTGAGTTCTTTTGCGACCAATGTGTTTCGTATTTTACACAGTAAAATCTCGCCGCCGTCTAGCGGTATGAATTGCTTAACTTCAAGCTCAAATACCCAAGGACTGTCCTTTAATACAGGAACATTCAATACCGCGCCGCGCTCGACTTCAATTGGAATGTTCATTTTACCGCTATTATAACCTTCCGTGTTGCCCAAATAATCAGCAAGAGGAAGCATAGATTCGGTGACAAGGTTAGCGGAAAACACTTTGTTTGCATGGATAAGATCTTTAGTCAATTTATCGCCGCCGATGCAGGCCATAACGCCAAGTTCGCTGTCT of Clostridia bacterium contains these proteins:
- a CDS encoding flavin reductase, with product MEKISTWPHNNFCPQTLFLYGTYKEDGTPNFGLFCWFSYCRDSELGVMACIGGDKLTKDLIHANKVFSANLVTESMLPLADYLGNTEGYNSGKMNIPIEVERGAVLNVPVLKDSPWVFELEVKQFIPLDGGEILLCKIRNTLVAKELKDDSISVDERLRLAAPAIWIGENYYYKLNYTTLGKTGTLKDLVSQK